In one Gallaecimonas xiamenensis 3-C-1 genomic region, the following are encoded:
- the prmA gene encoding 50S ribosomal protein L11 methyltransferase → MAWIQVRTNTTAQVAEKLGDMLMEQGALSITFMDAQDTPVFEPLPGETRLWGDTDVMALFTADTDTTQAQALIRSVLGEAAPLKVEALEDKDWERAWMDNFHPMQFGKRLWICPSWRDVPDPSAVNVMLDPGLAFGTGTHPTTALCLEWLDGQDLEGKTVVDFGCGSGILAIAALKLGAARVIGVDIDPQAILASRDNAERNGVADRLELYLPKDQPQGLEADLVVANILAGPLRELRDIILGYLKPGGAIALSGILDMQAEALAQYYGELCQVDPVVSREEWCRISGIKG, encoded by the coding sequence ATGGCCTGGATCCAGGTGCGCACCAACACCACAGCCCAAGTGGCAGAAAAACTGGGCGATATGCTGATGGAGCAGGGCGCTCTTTCCATCACCTTCATGGACGCCCAAGACACCCCCGTGTTCGAACCCCTGCCCGGGGAAACCCGCCTCTGGGGCGACACCGACGTGATGGCCCTGTTCACCGCCGACACCGACACCACCCAGGCCCAGGCCCTTATCCGCTCTGTGCTGGGTGAAGCGGCGCCGCTGAAGGTGGAAGCCCTGGAAGACAAGGACTGGGAACGGGCCTGGATGGACAACTTCCACCCCATGCAGTTCGGCAAGCGCCTGTGGATCTGCCCGTCCTGGCGTGACGTGCCGGACCCGAGCGCGGTCAACGTCATGCTCGACCCCGGCCTGGCCTTCGGTACCGGTACCCACCCCACTACGGCCCTGTGCCTGGAATGGCTGGACGGCCAGGACCTGGAAGGTAAGACGGTGGTGGACTTTGGCTGCGGCTCCGGCATTTTGGCCATCGCCGCCCTGAAACTGGGGGCCGCCCGGGTCATAGGTGTCGACATCGACCCACAAGCGATACTGGCCAGCCGTGACAACGCCGAGCGCAACGGCGTGGCCGACCGCCTGGAGCTGTACCTGCCCAAAGACCAGCCCCAGGGCCTGGAAGCAGACCTGGTGGTGGCCAACATCCTGGCCGGCCCGCTGCGAGAGCTTAGGGACATCATCCTAGGCTACCTCAAGCCCGGCGGCGCCATCGCCCTGTCCGGCATTCTCGACATGCAAGCCGAGGCCCTGGCCCAGTACTATGGCGAGCTATGCCAGGTGGACCCCGTGGTCAGCCGTGAAGAATGGTGCCGGATCAGCGGCATCAAGGGTTGA
- a CDS encoding M1 family metallopeptidase: MLKSLCLFCLALSGPLSAQGGYDPQALFAPLTLPGAATSLRGGSGQPGPQFWQNRVDYQIKARIDTQAKTLAADAVITYSNRSPDALDVLWLQLDQNIYRRDSRAALSSGHSRGHYTDGYQIQSVTLLGSEEKPLPFLVDDTRMRVDLPKPLAARTGSVQLRIRYQYQIPGTWGGRTAVTPSKNGEIYEIAQWFPRLAVYDDLRGWDTQPYLGAEFYLEYGSIDYAVTLPWDYLMVGSGKLVNPKEVLTASQRQRLEKAQQSDQTLYIRSPDEINDPASRPTQSGELTWRFHMDNTRDVAFAASKAFVLDAARIQLPGKKQALAMSAYPIEGVGKDKWDRSTQYLKGAVEHFSQWYTYPWPVAVNLGGHGAGMEYPGIVFDGMDDSGSLLFWITAHEIGHSWFPMIVGSNERRHAFMDEAFNTFIDVYFSDAFNGGEFAPKRDSEYAPGGGNPVDEILPILADQNAPTLMAPADSVSEKYRHAISYFKGALGLVLLREQILGPDRFDKAFKKYIATWAFKHPSPSDFFRMMESEAGEDLAWWWRGWYLNNWQLDMAVDKAAYQDADPAKGLKVTFCAHQPLVMPAKVRVDYQDGSHQDIRLPVEAWRQQGKPTVLLPTTKAVAKITLDPDHQIPDGNRANNSLIF, translated from the coding sequence ATGCTCAAGTCCCTGTGCCTCTTTTGCCTTGCCCTGTCCGGCCCCCTGTCGGCCCAGGGTGGCTACGACCCCCAAGCCCTGTTTGCCCCCCTGACCCTGCCCGGCGCCGCCACCAGCCTGCGCGGCGGCAGCGGCCAGCCTGGCCCGCAGTTTTGGCAAAACCGGGTGGACTACCAAATCAAGGCCCGCATCGACACCCAGGCCAAGACCCTGGCCGCCGATGCAGTGATCACCTATAGCAACCGCAGCCCGGACGCCCTGGACGTGCTTTGGCTGCAACTGGACCAGAACATCTACCGCCGCGACTCCCGGGCCGCCCTGAGCTCAGGGCACAGCCGTGGCCACTACACCGACGGCTACCAGATCCAATCCGTGACCCTGCTGGGCAGTGAAGAAAAGCCCCTGCCCTTCCTGGTGGACGACACCCGGATGCGGGTGGACCTGCCCAAGCCCCTGGCGGCCCGCACCGGCTCGGTGCAGCTGCGTATTCGCTATCAGTATCAAATTCCCGGCACCTGGGGCGGCCGCACCGCCGTCACCCCGTCCAAAAACGGTGAGATCTACGAGATAGCCCAGTGGTTTCCGCGCCTGGCAGTCTATGACGACCTGCGCGGCTGGGACACCCAGCCCTACCTGGGGGCCGAGTTCTACCTGGAATACGGCAGCATCGATTACGCCGTTACCCTGCCCTGGGACTACCTGATGGTGGGCTCGGGCAAACTGGTCAACCCCAAAGAGGTGCTTACCGCCAGCCAGCGCCAGCGCCTGGAAAAAGCCCAGCAAAGCGACCAGACCCTCTACATCCGCTCACCGGACGAAATCAATGACCCAGCCAGCCGCCCCACCCAGAGCGGCGAGCTGACCTGGCGCTTTCACATGGACAACACCCGCGACGTGGCCTTTGCCGCCTCCAAGGCCTTTGTGCTGGACGCCGCCCGTATCCAACTGCCCGGTAAAAAGCAAGCCCTGGCCATGTCCGCCTACCCCATAGAGGGGGTGGGCAAGGACAAGTGGGACAGGTCCACCCAGTACCTCAAAGGAGCGGTGGAACACTTCTCCCAGTGGTATACCTACCCCTGGCCGGTAGCGGTCAACCTGGGGGGCCACGGCGCCGGCATGGAATACCCCGGCATCGTCTTTGACGGCATGGACGACAGCGGTAGCCTGCTGTTCTGGATCACCGCCCACGAGATAGGCCACAGCTGGTTCCCGATGATCGTCGGCTCCAACGAACGCCGCCACGCCTTTATGGACGAGGCCTTCAATACCTTTATCGACGTCTACTTCTCCGACGCCTTCAACGGCGGCGAATTCGCCCCCAAAAGAGACAGCGAATACGCCCCCGGCGGCGGCAACCCGGTGGACGAAATTCTGCCCATCTTGGCCGACCAGAACGCCCCAACCCTGATGGCCCCGGCCGACAGCGTGTCCGAGAAATACCGTCACGCCATCAGCTACTTCAAGGGCGCCTTGGGGCTGGTGCTGCTGCGCGAACAAATTTTGGGCCCGGACCGGTTCGACAAGGCCTTTAAGAAATACATCGCCACCTGGGCCTTCAAACACCCCAGCCCCAGCGACTTTTTCAGGATGATGGAAAGCGAAGCCGGGGAAGATCTGGCCTGGTGGTGGCGCGGCTGGTATCTCAATAACTGGCAGCTGGATATGGCCGTCGACAAAGCCGCCTACCAGGATGCCGACCCGGCCAAGGGCCTGAAGGTAACCTTCTGCGCCCACCAGCCACTGGTGATGCCCGCCAAGGTGCGGGTGGACTACCAGGACGGCAGCCACCAGGATATCCGCCTGCCGGTGGAGGCCTGGCGCCAACAGGGCAAACCCACAGTGCTGCTGCCCACCACCAAGGCGGTGGCTAAAATCACCCTGGACCCGGACCACCAGATTCCCGACGGCAACAGGGCCAACAACAGCCTTATCTTCTGA
- a CDS encoding YdcH family protein has product MSDNHSLYTEFPNHVDRIQELKSIQPDFARTAAEYHKLDHQIKGLHMRDQPVDDQTMKGLKLKRAQLKDELYNWLCR; this is encoded by the coding sequence ATGTCGGACAACCACAGCCTTTATACCGAGTTCCCCAACCACGTAGACCGCATTCAGGAGCTCAAGTCCATCCAACCCGACTTTGCCCGAACCGCCGCCGAGTACCATAAGCTGGACCACCAGATAAAGGGGTTGCACATGCGCGACCAACCTGTGGATGACCAGACCATGAAAGGGCTCAAGCTCAAACGAGCGCAACTCAAAGACGAGCTGTATAACTGGCTCTGCCGCTAA
- the dusB gene encoding tRNA dihydrouridine synthase DusB: MQIGPYKLDVPLILAPMAGVTDQPFRELCLRMGAGMAVSEMLSANPEVWQSEKSKFRMLHGDEAGIRAVQIAGSEPELMADAARFNVAGGAQVIDINMGCPAKKVNKKLAGSALLQFPDQVEAILKAVVSAVDVPVTLKIRTGWDTDNRNGVAIAKIAERCGIQSLAVHGRTRSCMFKGEAEFDTIKAIKRAVDMPVVANGDITSVEKAKWVLDQTGADAIMIGRGAQGRPWLFRETAHFLATGRHLAGPSLQEQESILLGHVAALHGFYGEFKGAQIARKHVGWYLASHDMEGEFRRAFYALTDAQTQLDALRHYFRSL; this comes from the coding sequence ATGCAAATCGGTCCTTACAAACTGGATGTGCCCCTGATCCTGGCGCCCATGGCTGGCGTCACCGATCAGCCGTTCCGTGAGCTTTGCCTGCGGATGGGTGCCGGTATGGCGGTGTCCGAAATGCTGTCTGCCAACCCCGAGGTGTGGCAGTCGGAGAAGTCCAAGTTCAGGATGTTGCACGGCGATGAAGCCGGTATTCGTGCCGTGCAGATCGCCGGCAGCGAGCCGGAGCTGATGGCCGACGCCGCTCGCTTCAATGTGGCCGGCGGTGCCCAGGTGATCGACATCAACATGGGGTGTCCCGCCAAGAAGGTGAACAAGAAGCTCGCAGGTTCTGCGCTGCTGCAGTTCCCCGACCAGGTGGAGGCCATCCTCAAGGCGGTGGTGTCGGCGGTGGATGTCCCCGTGACCCTGAAGATCCGCACCGGTTGGGATACGGACAACCGCAACGGCGTGGCGATCGCCAAGATCGCCGAACGCTGCGGTATCCAGTCCCTGGCCGTGCACGGCCGGACCCGCTCCTGCATGTTCAAGGGCGAGGCCGAGTTCGACACCATCAAGGCCATCAAGAGGGCAGTGGACATGCCCGTGGTGGCCAATGGCGACATCACCAGTGTGGAAAAGGCCAAATGGGTCCTCGACCAGACCGGTGCCGACGCCATCATGATTGGCCGTGGAGCCCAGGGCCGTCCCTGGCTGTTCCGTGAAACGGCCCATTTCCTGGCGACAGGCCGGCACCTTGCCGGACCCAGCCTCCAGGAACAGGAGTCCATCCTGCTTGGCCACGTAGCGGCCCTGCACGGATTTTATGGCGAGTTTAAAGGCGCCCAGATCGCCCGCAAGCATGTGGGTTGGTATCTGGCGTCCCATGATATGGAAGGCGAATTTCGCCGGGCTTTTTATGCATTGACGGACGCCCAGACGCAGCTTGATGCGTTGCGGCACTATTTCCGTTCTCTGTAG
- a CDS encoding curli assembly protein CsgF — translation MKKIALLALLWGGGAAATELVYTPINPSFGGNPLNGSFLLSKAQSQNDHTAPTEKTSFVDQFRAALERNIINSLTRRIADGELTEGVYDTGEYRIEVSGGEGAGVVVTITNLTTGEVTVITMPSVG, via the coding sequence ATGAAAAAAATCGCTTTACTGGCCCTGCTCTGGGGGGGCGGCGCCGCTGCCACCGAGCTGGTCTACACCCCCATCAACCCCAGTTTCGGGGGCAACCCCCTGAACGGCAGCTTCCTGCTCAGCAAGGCCCAAAGCCAGAACGACCACACCGCTCCCACCGAGAAGACCAGCTTCGTCGACCAGTTCCGGGCCGCCCTTGAGCGCAACATCATCAACTCCCTGACCCGGCGTATCGCCGACGGCGAGTTGACCGAAGGGGTCTATGACACCGGTGAATACCGCATCGAAGTGAGCGGCGGCGAAGGTGCCGGTGTGGTGGTGACCATCACCAACCTCACCACAGGCGAGGTCACCGTCATTACCATGCCGTCTGTGGGGTGA
- a CDS encoding S8 family serine peptidase translates to MSQKHLLALAVTTALFGAGAVQAEPKEEPVPAAASDSLLVIFKPGVDRTERLATINSAGASLRSLDASGRDLRYKHVAGGRLAKVMVPQGADRDAILKKLSQDPAIAVAEPNYTLHINATPDDPRYNDQWGLNNTGQTGGTPDADIDAPEAWDISTGSHDVIVGVIDTGIDYSHPDLAGNVWTNPGEIPGNGIDDDGNGYVDDVHGISSFADSGDPMDDQGHGTHVSGTIGAKTNNATGVAGVNWDVSIAACKFLDSEGYGSTADAIECLDYFTDLKLNHGVNIRATNNSWGGGAYSDALKAAIETAGDAGILFVVAAGNAGSDLDASPGYPASYDSDAVLAVASTDHNDAMSGFSSYGATTVDLGAPGSDILSTYPGGGYATASGTSMATPHVTGVAALVWSVNPDLSIGEMKQLLMDSGDSLPALDGKTLSGKRLNAKNALDAADPTPGFKLGVMPGSGEIVAGESASFEITVGSISDWEGDVTLSLTTDPALEGASLSASTAQPGDVVTLTVDTTAETPWGSYNLTVSGDNGEMQKEVAVSLSILPQGLEDFPFSNANPVAIPDNSPEGIQSTIDVADAGTVFGVDVGVNISHTWVGDLIVTLVSPSGTEKVLASRSGGSADDLVQNWNVASFNGEEMQGTWTLVVSDNANADTGTLNSWDLNITALGGDTGPRAPVAGFSAAVSGLDVVFTDSSTDRDDDITSWAWDFGDGTSSVEASPSHSYAAAGTYTVTLTVTDATGLTGSSSQSVTVSDSTIELSLKRAYLSRTGQALVDLRWDGAAGELVDLYRDGVLVDSIDNNGRYRDRFVATADSVSYSLCQAGTDNCSAPLTVDF, encoded by the coding sequence ATGAGTCAGAAACACCTGCTCGCCCTGGCCGTTACCACGGCCCTGTTTGGCGCCGGTGCGGTCCAGGCCGAGCCGAAGGAAGAGCCCGTCCCTGCTGCCGCCAGCGATTCGCTGCTGGTGATCTTCAAGCCCGGTGTCGATCGCACCGAGCGGCTGGCCACCATCAACAGCGCCGGCGCCAGCCTGCGCAGCCTGGACGCCAGCGGCCGCGACCTGCGCTACAAGCATGTGGCGGGCGGCCGCCTGGCCAAGGTCATGGTGCCCCAAGGGGCCGACCGTGACGCCATCCTCAAAAAACTGAGCCAAGACCCGGCCATTGCCGTGGCAGAGCCCAACTACACCCTGCACATCAACGCCACCCCTGATGACCCCCGTTACAACGACCAGTGGGGCCTGAACAACACCGGCCAAACCGGCGGCACACCGGATGCCGACATCGACGCCCCCGAGGCCTGGGACATCAGCACCGGCTCCCATGACGTCATCGTCGGTGTTATCGACACCGGCATCGACTACAGCCACCCGGATCTGGCCGGCAACGTTTGGACCAACCCCGGCGAAATCCCCGGTAACGGCATCGATGATGACGGTAACGGTTACGTAGACGACGTGCACGGTATCTCCTCCTTCGCCGACTCAGGCGACCCCATGGACGACCAGGGCCACGGCACCCATGTGTCCGGCACCATAGGCGCCAAGACCAACAACGCCACCGGTGTGGCCGGGGTGAACTGGGACGTGAGCATAGCGGCCTGTAAGTTTCTGGACTCCGAAGGTTACGGCTCTACCGCCGATGCCATCGAGTGTCTGGACTACTTCACCGATCTCAAGCTCAACCACGGCGTCAACATCCGCGCCACCAACAACTCCTGGGGCGGCGGCGCCTACTCTGACGCCCTCAAGGCGGCCATTGAAACTGCCGGCGACGCCGGTATCCTGTTTGTGGTGGCGGCCGGTAACGCCGGCTCCGACCTGGACGCCAGCCCCGGCTACCCGGCCAGCTACGACTCCGACGCCGTACTGGCGGTAGCCTCTACCGACCATAACGACGCCATGTCCGGCTTCTCCAGCTACGGTGCCACCACCGTCGACCTGGGCGCCCCCGGTTCCGACATCCTGTCCACCTACCCCGGCGGTGGCTATGCCACGGCGTCCGGTACCTCCATGGCTACCCCCCACGTCACCGGCGTGGCCGCCCTGGTATGGTCGGTCAACCCGGACCTGAGCATCGGCGAGATGAAACAACTGCTGATGGACAGCGGTGACAGCCTGCCGGCCCTGGACGGCAAAACCCTGTCCGGCAAGCGCCTCAACGCCAAAAACGCCCTGGATGCCGCCGACCCGACTCCGGGCTTCAAACTGGGCGTCATGCCCGGCAGCGGTGAAATCGTGGCAGGGGAAAGCGCCAGCTTCGAGATCACCGTCGGCAGCATCTCCGATTGGGAAGGTGACGTGACCCTGAGCCTGACCACCGATCCGGCCCTGGAAGGCGCCAGCCTGTCGGCCAGCACCGCCCAGCCCGGTGACGTGGTGACCCTGACCGTGGACACCACAGCCGAAACCCCCTGGGGCAGCTACAACCTGACCGTCAGCGGTGACAACGGCGAAATGCAAAAAGAGGTGGCAGTGAGCCTGTCCATCCTGCCCCAGGGCCTGGAGGACTTCCCATTCAGCAACGCCAACCCGGTCGCCATCCCGGACAACAGCCCGGAAGGCATCCAAAGCACCATTGATGTGGCCGACGCGGGCACCGTCTTTGGCGTCGATGTGGGCGTGAACATCAGCCACACCTGGGTGGGCGATCTGATCGTGACCCTGGTCTCGCCCAGCGGTACCGAGAAGGTCCTGGCCAGCCGCAGCGGCGGCAGCGCCGACGACCTGGTACAAAACTGGAACGTGGCCAGCTTCAACGGTGAAGAAATGCAGGGCACCTGGACCCTGGTGGTCTCCGACAACGCCAATGCCGACACCGGTACCCTCAACAGCTGGGATCTGAACATCACCGCCCTGGGCGGCGACACCGGTCCCCGTGCGCCTGTGGCCGGCTTCAGCGCCGCCGTCAGCGGCCTGGACGTGGTCTTTACCGACAGCTCCACCGACCGTGATGACGACATCACCAGTTGGGCCTGGGACTTTGGTGACGGCACCAGTTCGGTAGAAGCCAGCCCCAGCCACAGCTACGCTGCCGCCGGCACCTACACCGTGACCCTGACCGTGACCGACGCCACCGGCCTGACCGGTTCCAGCAGCCAGAGCGTTACCGTTAGCGACAGCACCATCGAGCTGAGCCTGAAGCGGGCCTATCTGTCCCGCACCGGCCAGGCCCTGGTGGACCTGCGCTGGGACGGCGCCGCCGGTGAGTTGGTTGACCTGTACCGCGACGGTGTGCTGGTGGACAGCATCGACAACAACGGCCGCTACCGTGACCGCTTCGTTGCTACCGCCGACAGCGTCAGCTACAGCCTCTGCCAGGCTGGTACCGACAACTGCTCGGCACCGCTGACCGTCGACTTCTAA
- a CDS encoding curli production assembly/transport protein CsgE, with protein MKTLWLLLLLLLTSVPAKAAEIELSGLVLDRTLTRFGKDFAFYFSGYWRDMPQTEGISVVIYEQVYPQAGTYLWVEMNQKKIYATYFGRRYNNIKEKAEQATLMAVGELAEIQARIMTGEGLEQGL; from the coding sequence ATGAAGACCCTTTGGCTACTGCTACTGCTGCTACTGACTTCCGTCCCTGCCAAGGCGGCGGAGATAGAACTGTCCGGCCTGGTGCTGGACCGCACCCTGACCCGCTTCGGCAAAGACTTCGCTTTTTATTTTTCCGGCTACTGGCGCGACATGCCGCAAACAGAGGGCATTTCGGTGGTGATCTATGAACAGGTCTACCCCCAGGCCGGCACCTACCTCTGGGTCGAGATGAACCAGAAGAAGATTTACGCCACCTACTTCGGCCGCCGCTACAACAACATCAAGGAAAAGGCCGAACAGGCCACCCTGATGGCCGTGGGCGAGCTGGCGGAGATCCAGGCCCGGATCATGACCGGGGAAGGATTGGAACAAGGATTGTAA
- the fis gene encoding DNA-binding transcriptional regulator Fis codes for MFDSNMTTDVSKSLTAVSPKTGNPQPLRDSVRQALQNYFSQLDGEEVTELYEMVLSEVEAPLLDVVMTYTRGNQTKAANMLGINRGTLRKKLKKYGMN; via the coding sequence ATGTTTGACTCCAACATGACGACTGATGTTTCCAAGTCTCTGACTGCCGTTAGCCCCAAGACCGGCAATCCCCAGCCCCTGCGTGATTCCGTACGTCAAGCGCTCCAGAACTACTTCTCCCAGCTGGACGGCGAAGAAGTAACCGAACTTTATGAGATGGTGCTGAGCGAAGTGGAAGCCCCCCTGCTGGACGTAGTGATGACCTACACCCGTGGCAACCAGACCAAGGCTGCCAACATGCTGGGCATCAACCGTGGCACCCTGCGTAAGAAGCTGAAAAAATACGGCATGAACTGA
- a CDS encoding curlin subunit CsgB, translating to MTRKSMLAGALLLGLSPSLWAADPLLGDPSLSPTLAALIERQQLNNLANLSQLGQGNLATITQVGQGNLAALAQEGDENSINLTQLGSHNSATIMQFGKQNQAQVSQLGSDNIITLGQWGQSGFAIEQLGSGAEITVLQY from the coding sequence GTGACCAGGAAATCCATGTTGGCCGGCGCGCTGCTGTTGGGCCTTAGCCCCAGTCTCTGGGCCGCCGACCCCCTGCTGGGAGACCCCAGCCTGAGTCCCACCCTGGCCGCCCTCATCGAGCGCCAGCAGCTGAACAACCTCGCCAACCTCAGCCAATTGGGGCAGGGCAACCTGGCCACCATCACCCAGGTCGGTCAGGGCAACCTGGCGGCCCTGGCGCAGGAAGGGGACGAGAACAGCATCAACCTGACCCAGCTTGGCAGCCACAACAGCGCCACCATCATGCAGTTTGGCAAACAAAACCAAGCCCAGGTCAGCCAGTTGGGCAGCGACAACATCATTACGCTGGGTCAGTGGGGCCAGAGTGGCTTCGCCATTGAGCAGCTTGGTAGTGGGGCGGAGATCACCGTCCTGCAATATTAA
- a CDS encoding helix-turn-helix transcriptional regulator, giving the protein MEEFRKLIVLANREPPGNLPLLAQSLGFSVEVVRDDIQAVEKLEDSCLLAIPFSGLRLDKHGLPATVRQAMQLSPIFLYQVESRLVDPRTALMLGIRGLIYRDEQLDQVLLAVKLLMRGQLYFDRALLSAMVDDMLRQRQAQGVEQADMSAMMSLTRQERRIIELVGEGARNKEIAYNLNISAHTVKAHLSSIFRKTQSRNRVELLRWAQQLSRGQKMMA; this is encoded by the coding sequence ATGGAAGAATTTCGCAAACTGATCGTGCTCGCCAACCGCGAGCCGCCGGGCAATTTGCCCCTTTTGGCACAATCACTTGGCTTTAGCGTTGAAGTGGTAAGGGATGATATCCAGGCCGTAGAAAAGCTGGAAGACAGCTGCCTGCTGGCCATTCCCTTCAGCGGCTTGCGCCTGGACAAACACGGCTTGCCCGCCACGGTGCGCCAGGCCATGCAGCTGTCACCTATCTTCCTGTACCAGGTGGAAAGCCGGCTGGTGGATCCCCGTACCGCCCTGATGTTGGGCATACGTGGCCTTATCTACCGGGACGAGCAGCTCGACCAGGTGCTGTTGGCGGTGAAACTGCTGATGCGTGGCCAGCTCTACTTTGACCGGGCCCTGTTGTCGGCCATGGTCGACGACATGCTGCGCCAGCGCCAGGCCCAAGGGGTGGAGCAGGCCGACATGTCGGCCATGATGTCTCTGACCCGCCAGGAAAGGCGCATCATAGAGCTGGTGGGGGAAGGGGCGCGCAATAAAGAGATCGCCTACAACCTCAACATCAGCGCCCACACCGTCAAAGCGCACCTGTCTTCCATTTTCCGCAAGACTCAGTCGCGCAACCGGGTGGAACTGCTGCGCTGGGCGCAGCAGCTGTCACGGGGCCAGAAGATGATGGCTTAA
- a CDS encoding DsbA family oxidoreductase produces MNTVKIDFVSDVVCPWCAIGLSALEKAMAQLAGEVAVELRFHPFELNPQMGPEGESIEEHLVAKYGMSPQQLAESQEQIAQRGAALAFHFDMDKRDRIYNTFDAHRLLAWAQTLGNDHQLALKKALLAAYFGQGQNPGDHSLLLALCGQVGLDQDQAKAVLNSDRYAEQVRQEESLFQQRGINAVPAVVLNDKYLISGGQSVDYYAQALKQVAAEG; encoded by the coding sequence ATGAACACCGTCAAGATTGATTTCGTCTCGGATGTGGTTTGCCCCTGGTGTGCCATAGGCCTGAGCGCCTTGGAAAAGGCCATGGCCCAGCTGGCCGGCGAAGTGGCAGTGGAGCTGCGCTTCCACCCCTTCGAACTCAACCCGCAAATGGGCCCAGAGGGCGAAAGCATTGAAGAGCACCTGGTGGCCAAGTACGGCATGAGCCCGCAGCAGCTGGCCGAAAGCCAGGAGCAGATCGCCCAGCGGGGCGCCGCCCTTGCCTTTCATTTCGACATGGACAAGCGCGACCGCATCTACAACACCTTCGACGCCCACCGGCTGCTGGCCTGGGCCCAGACCCTGGGCAACGACCACCAGTTGGCCCTGAAAAAGGCCCTGCTGGCCGCTTACTTCGGCCAGGGTCAAAACCCCGGTGACCACAGCCTGCTGCTGGCCCTTTGTGGCCAGGTTGGCCTGGACCAAGACCAGGCCAAGGCGGTGCTGAACAGCGACCGATATGCCGAACAGGTGCGCCAAGAAGAGAGCCTGTTCCAGCAAAGGGGCATCAATGCGGTACCGGCGGTGGTCCTTAACGACAAGTACCTGATCTCCGGTGGCCAGTCGGTCGACTACTACGCCCAGGCCCTCAAGCAGGTGGCGGCCGAGGGCTAA
- a CDS encoding CsgG/HfaB family protein: MRILMLAALVLLGGCAAFDKPQFNLTPAEIDAPSSLMGQLQTAPKPRHPIPVSVYAFRDQTGQYKPQANVSSFSTAVTQGGTSMLVQLLLDSGWFSPMEREGLQNLLTERKIVSAAQQKGQELPSLQESRLIFEGGIISYETNLSTGGLGLEYYGIGASELYREDQVSVYLRAVDVHSGRVLLSVSASKKVLSQELRAGLFRYVSLNRLAEAEAGYTTNEPVQFCVKQAMEAALAGLIEQGINKGYWRADAQPG, from the coding sequence ATGCGCATTTTGATGCTGGCAGCCCTGGTGCTGCTGGGCGGCTGCGCCGCCTTCGACAAACCCCAGTTCAACCTGACCCCGGCCGAAATTGACGCTCCGTCGTCGCTGATGGGTCAGCTGCAGACGGCGCCCAAGCCGCGCCACCCCATACCGGTGTCGGTGTACGCCTTTCGCGACCAGACCGGCCAATACAAGCCCCAGGCCAACGTCAGCTCCTTCTCCACCGCCGTCACCCAGGGCGGTACCTCCATGTTGGTGCAGCTACTACTGGACTCGGGCTGGTTCAGCCCCATGGAGCGGGAAGGCCTGCAAAACCTGCTGACCGAGCGAAAAATCGTCTCCGCCGCCCAGCAAAAGGGCCAGGAACTGCCCAGCCTGCAGGAGTCTCGCTTGATCTTCGAGGGGGGCATCATCAGTTACGAGACCAACCTCAGCACCGGCGGCCTTGGCCTGGAGTACTACGGCATAGGGGCCTCCGAGCTCTACCGGGAGGACCAGGTGTCGGTATACCTGAGGGCGGTGGACGTGCACAGCGGCCGGGTGCTGCTGTCGGTGTCGGCCAGCAAGAAGGTGTTGTCCCAGGAACTGCGGGCCGGGCTGTTCCGCTATGTCAGCCTCAACCGCCTGGCGGAAGCCGAGGCCGGCTACACCACCAACGAACCGGTGCAATTCTGTGTCAAACAGGCAATGGAAGCCGCCCTTGCCGGCCTCATCGAGCAAGGGATAAACAAGGGATACTGGCGGGCTGACGCCCAGCCAGGTTAA